In Phormidium yuhuli AB48, one genomic interval encodes:
- the rimM gene encoding ribosome maturation factor RimM (Essential for efficient processing of 16S rRNA), translated as MMAEPHQEQAWLEIGRIVAPQGVRGAMRVYPDSDFPERFLEPGQRWLRREGQGQPEPVELLKGRDLPGKGLYVIELEGVSTREAAEALRGAVLLVPEGDRPPLESGEFHVQDLLGLEVFHHQTGQRLGVTVDVFSAGNDLLQVELDAALVPQKQESVKTKSKKKRQKPPSAPTVLVPFVEAIVPVVDLEQQRLELDPPPGLLDIIN; from the coding sequence ATGATGGCAGAACCTCACCAGGAACAGGCTTGGTTAGAAATTGGTCGCATTGTTGCGCCTCAAGGGGTGCGCGGGGCCATGCGCGTCTATCCCGATTCCGATTTCCCGGAACGCTTCCTGGAACCGGGACAACGCTGGTTGCGACGTGAGGGCCAGGGCCAACCTGAGCCGGTTGAACTGCTCAAGGGGCGAGATTTGCCCGGAAAGGGTCTTTATGTGATTGAACTTGAGGGTGTCAGCACGCGGGAGGCGGCGGAGGCGTTGCGCGGGGCGGTGTTGTTGGTCCCTGAGGGCGATCGCCCCCCCTTGGAGTCGGGAGAGTTCCATGTTCAGGATTTGTTAGGCTTGGAGGTATTCCACCACCAGACGGGCCAACGGCTTGGGGTGACGGTGGATGTGTTCTCGGCGGGCAATGATTTGTTACAAGTGGAGTTAGATGCGGCGCTCGTACCACAAAAACAAGAATCCGTCAAGACTAAATCCAAGAAAAAACGGCAGAAACCTCCCTCAGCGCCGACGGTGTTAGTCCCCTTCGTCGAGGCGATCGTGCCGGTGGTGGACTTGGAGCAGCAGCGCCTGGAACTTGATCCCCCTCCGGGATTACTAGATATCATCAACTAG
- a CDS encoding glycogen/starch/alpha-glucan phosphorylase — protein MTNVISPNPDNTPIKVEDDRTGMSEETLKRAFADQLFYLQGKDQSIATLNDYYRALAYVVRDRLLHRFIKTIRTYREENVKVVCYLSAEFLMGRHLGNNLVNLGLFEKIQTIIEESGLSLEELLEQEEDPGLGNGGLGRLAACFLDSLATLEIPAIGYGIRYEFGIFHQIIQEGWQVEIPDNWLRFGNPWEIARPEDTVEVKLGGHTEMFHDSNGQSRWCWIPDRTVIAIPHDTPVPGYQTNTVNPLRLWKAEASEAFNFDAFNAGNYDRAVAEKINSETISKVLYPNDNTPQGRELRLAQQYFFVSASLQDLIRLHLRTNRSLENFHERVAIQLNDTHPAIAVAELMRLFLDEHNLDWDTAWSISEKTLCYTNHTLLPEALERWSVKLFKRLLPRHLELIYEINFRFLEDVRTWFPGDDELAGRLSIIEEGPEKQVRMAHLACVGAHAINGVAALHTELLKSQTLRDFARLWPEKFFNKTNGVTPRRWMLLSNPKLSELITEKIGDGWLKNLDQLRGIENCLEDQTFRKQWQEIKRQNKQDLATYIKAKRGIDVNPDSLFDVQVKRIHEYKRQHLAALHIITLYNRIKRNPDTDIVPRTFIFGGKAAPGYIMAKLIIKLINAVGEVVNKDPDVRGRLKVVFVPNFNVSLGERIYPAADLSEQISTAGKEASGTGNMKFAMNGALTIGTLDGANIEIREEAGPENFFLFGLTAQEVQDLKAKGYNPRSYYENNPELRAAIDRIANGDFSPGDRDRFKPIVDNLLYSDPFMLLADYQAYIDCQQEVSKAYRDLDSWTRMAILNSARMGKFSSDRTINEYCKEIWDAQPVKIELEEYSQAEATLKRSVKMR, from the coding sequence ATGACTAACGTTATTTCCCCCAACCCAGACAACACGCCGATTAAGGTTGAAGATGACCGCACCGGTATGAGTGAGGAGACTCTGAAACGGGCCTTTGCGGACCAACTCTTCTACCTTCAGGGCAAAGACCAGTCCATCGCTACCCTGAATGACTACTATCGCGCCCTAGCCTATGTGGTGCGCGATCGCCTGCTCCATCGCTTCATCAAAACCATTCGCACCTATCGCGAAGAAAACGTCAAGGTCGTTTGTTATCTTTCTGCTGAGTTCCTCATGGGACGGCATTTAGGCAACAACCTGGTTAACCTGGGCCTGTTTGAGAAGATTCAGACCATCATCGAAGAATCGGGACTCAGCCTAGAAGAACTCCTCGAACAAGAAGAAGATCCCGGTTTGGGCAATGGAGGCCTAGGCCGACTAGCCGCCTGCTTCCTCGATTCTCTGGCGACCCTAGAAATTCCCGCCATCGGCTACGGGATTCGCTATGAATTTGGCATCTTCCACCAAATTATTCAAGAAGGCTGGCAAGTAGAAATTCCCGATAACTGGCTGCGATTCGGCAATCCCTGGGAAATTGCCCGGCCTGAGGACACGGTAGAAGTGAAACTCGGCGGCCATACGGAAATGTTCCACGACAGCAACGGTCAATCTCGTTGGTGTTGGATTCCTGATCGCACAGTCATCGCTATCCCCCACGATACCCCGGTTCCCGGCTACCAAACTAACACCGTGAACCCCCTGCGACTCTGGAAAGCAGAAGCCAGTGAAGCCTTTAACTTCGACGCCTTCAACGCCGGGAACTATGACCGGGCTGTGGCCGAAAAAATTAACTCTGAAACCATCTCCAAAGTTCTCTATCCCAACGACAACACCCCCCAAGGACGGGAACTGCGCCTAGCACAACAATACTTCTTTGTCTCGGCATCGTTACAAGACTTAATCCGGCTGCATCTGCGAACCAACCGTTCCTTAGAGAACTTCCACGAACGGGTAGCGATTCAACTCAATGATACCCACCCGGCGATCGCCGTGGCGGAACTGATGCGACTGTTCCTCGATGAACATAACCTGGATTGGGACACCGCCTGGAGTATTAGCGAGAAAACCCTCTGCTACACCAACCACACCCTACTCCCCGAAGCTCTGGAACGGTGGTCAGTTAAACTCTTCAAACGTCTCCTCCCCCGTCACCTAGAACTGATTTATGAAATCAACTTCCGCTTCCTTGAAGATGTGCGGACTTGGTTCCCCGGTGACGATGAACTGGCGGGGCGTTTATCGATTATCGAAGAAGGCCCGGAAAAACAGGTGCGTATGGCCCATTTGGCCTGCGTCGGAGCTCATGCCATTAACGGGGTGGCCGCCTTGCATACGGAACTGCTCAAAAGTCAGACCTTGCGAGACTTTGCCCGTCTCTGGCCGGAAAAATTCTTCAACAAAACCAATGGGGTAACCCCCCGCCGCTGGATGTTGCTGAGTAATCCTAAACTGTCGGAGCTGATTACTGAGAAAATTGGTGACGGTTGGCTGAAAAATTTAGACCAACTCCGTGGAATTGAGAACTGCCTGGAAGACCAAACTTTCCGCAAACAATGGCAGGAGATTAAGCGGCAAAATAAACAAGATTTGGCCACCTATATCAAGGCGAAGCGGGGCATTGACGTCAATCCAGATTCCCTGTTTGATGTCCAAGTGAAGCGGATTCATGAGTACAAACGGCAACATTTAGCCGCCTTGCACATCATCACTCTCTACAACCGCATCAAGCGTAATCCTGATACCGACATTGTGCCTCGGACCTTTATCTTTGGGGGTAAAGCAGCACCGGGATACATCATGGCTAAGTTGATTATTAAACTCATCAACGCTGTGGGTGAAGTGGTGAACAAAGACCCCGATGTTCGGGGCCGCTTGAAAGTGGTGTTCGTGCCCAACTTCAACGTCTCTCTTGGGGAACGAATTTACCCGGCCGCCGATTTGTCGGAACAGATTTCAACGGCGGGTAAAGAGGCTTCGGGAACGGGCAATATGAAGTTTGCCATGAATGGGGCGTTGACGATTGGGACTCTGGATGGGGCGAATATCGAGATTCGTGAAGAGGCCGGGCCAGAAAACTTCTTCCTCTTTGGTTTGACGGCCCAAGAGGTTCAGGACTTGAAGGCTAAGGGGTATAATCCTCGGTCTTACTATGAGAATAATCCTGAACTGCGGGCGGCGATTGATCGCATTGCCAATGGGGACTTCTCGCCGGGCGATCGCGATCGCTTCAAGCCGATTGTGGATAACCTGCTCTATAGCGATCCCTTCATGTTGCTGGCGGACTATCAAGCCTATATTGATTGTCAGCAAGAGGTGAGTAAGGCCTATCGCGATCTCGACTCCTGGACACGCATGGCAATTCTTAATTCAGCGCGCATGGGTAAATTCTCCAGCGATCGCACCATCAATGAGTATTGCAAAGAGATTTGGGATGCTCAACCCGTCAAAATCGAGTTAGAGGAATACTCTCAAGCTGAAGCCACCCTAAAACGTTCCGTCAAAATGCGCTAA
- a CDS encoding cation diffusion facilitator family transporter has product MRQFSPRPCPCCTPIDSGTSLETLQVAIALVLGFSVVEWLTGQFSHSLSLLADSGHMLTDAIALSLALWATWRVRLGHPGGRRDSGVAIVNGLSLLVMAGLVLWEALRHLNHPPEELLSLPVLGVALLGLLINASSAKLLHQGSQSNLNLEGAFLHAVADAMGSVGVIVAALVAYLWGWHWVDTAIGVAIAGFITISAIPLLLKAIAQWRAPVKAVQDPSGLLELGQAALIRKLDSTSPQPRRSPVTPSNSYSCQYLKPQPQQGPIGPLSRRRNVKIR; this is encoded by the coding sequence ATGAGACAATTTAGCCCTCGTCCCTGTCCCTGTTGTACCCCCATTGACTCGGGAACCTCCCTGGAAACCTTGCAAGTGGCGATCGCCCTGGTGTTGGGGTTCTCGGTGGTGGAATGGCTCACGGGACAGTTTAGCCATAGCCTCTCCCTGCTGGCGGACTCGGGACATATGTTGACCGATGCGATCGCCCTTAGCCTAGCCTTATGGGCCACCTGGCGGGTGCGGCTGGGCCATCCGGGGGGACGGCGGGACAGTGGGGTTGCTATTGTCAATGGTCTTTCCTTATTGGTAATGGCGGGGTTGGTCCTCTGGGAAGCGTTACGCCATCTGAATCATCCTCCGGAAGAACTCTTGAGTTTACCCGTGTTGGGGGTAGCACTGTTGGGTCTCCTCATCAATGCCAGCAGCGCCAAACTCCTCCATCAAGGGAGTCAGAGTAATTTAAACCTGGAAGGGGCTTTTCTCCATGCTGTGGCCGATGCCATGGGGTCTGTGGGGGTGATTGTGGCGGCTCTGGTGGCGTATCTCTGGGGCTGGCATTGGGTTGATACCGCCATTGGCGTGGCGATCGCTGGCTTTATCACCATCAGCGCCATTCCCCTGTTACTTAAAGCCATTGCACAGTGGCGGGCTCCCGTCAAGGCTGTACAAGACCCGTCAGGTTTGTTAGAACTAGGCCAGGCGGCTCTCATCCGTAAGCTGGACTCAACATCACCCCAACCTCGGCGATCGCCTGTGACCCCCTCAAATTCCTACTCCTGCCAATATCTCAAACCACAACCGCAACAAGGCCCCATCGGTCCCTTGAGTCGGCGGCGAAATGTCAAAATCCGTTGA